The DNA segment AATATTTACCTTTTCTTGTCATTGCAGCGCTTACAGGATCTGTTGCCATAAAAACAGTACCGAATGCAAATCCGCCCAGAACAAAATGCCATAAGGGAGAAAGTCCGAACATGGGATTTGTTGTACTGCCTGTTAAATTAAATAAAAGAGCTGTTACTGTCATACCTGCAACAATACTTGCCATAATACGCCAGGATCCTATACCTGTTAAAATCAGAATAAATGCACCAATCAGGCATGCAAGTGTTGAAGTTTCTCCCATTGATCCCGGAATTGTGCCGATAAATGAATCAAACCATGAAACAGAAAGATGAACGCCTTTTTCCGCTGCCTGAGCAAGAGGAGTAGCGCTGCTTATTCCGTTTACTGCAATCCACACCGAATCTCCCGATATATTTGCCGGATATGCAAAAAAGAGAAATGCTCTGCCTGCAAGAGCAGGATTCCAGATATTCATTCCCACGCCGCCAAAGACCTCTTTGGCAAATACAACACCAAAGCTGATTCCGAGAGCTGTCTGCCACAAAGGTATTGTAGGAGGCAGAATCATGGGGAAAAGCAGACTTGTTACAAG comes from the bacterium genome and includes:
- a CDS encoding NADH:ubiquinone reductase (Na(+)-transporting) subunit B — its product is LDSFLFSTDERTRSAPHVRDFLDFKRMMIMVVVAMVPAVIMAFYNTGLQANLAIAKAGAAAIPKDFHYTILQLFKIGFDPANPLDNFLHGAVYFLPVYIVSLAAGGLWEVLFAVVRKHPINEGFLVTSLLFPMILPPTIPLWQTALGISFGVVFAKEVFGGVGMNIWNPALAGRAFLFFAYPANISGDSVWIAVNGISSATPLAQAAEKGVHLSVSWFDSFIGTIPGSMGETSTLACLIGAFILILTGIGSWRIMASIVAGMTVTALLFNLTGSTTNPMFGLSPLWHFVLGGFAFGTVFMATDPVSAAMTRKGKYFYGLLIGVVVVLIRVVNPAYPEGMMLAILFGNTFAPIIDHYVVKSGIKKGALQYGS